Proteins from one Parasteatoda tepidariorum isolate YZ-2023 chromosome 4, CAS_Ptep_4.0, whole genome shotgun sequence genomic window:
- the LOC107445613 gene encoding protein mab-21-like 2: MLVPPDMLSAQSKLLYQLNKFYGERVHHRKSNIAKNVREVCKVVQDVLKEVEVQEPRFISSLNDCNGRYEGFDVISPTEFEVVLYLNQMGVFNFVDDGSLPGCAVLKLSDGRKRSMSLWVEFITASGYLSARKIRSRFQTLVAQACDKCSYRDVVKMVADTTEVKLRIRERFVVQITPAFRCSGLWPRSAAHWPIPHIPWPNPNLVAEVKTEGFDLLSKECVTLQGKQSSMEGDAWVLNFGEAENRLLQGGCRGKCLSILKTMRDRHLDIPGNPVTSYHMKTLVLYECEKHPREIEWDETCLGDRLNGILLQLISCLQCRRCPHYFLPQLDLFKGKSVSSLENAAKQCWRLTRELLTNPRALDKL; the protein is encoded by the coding sequence atgctgGTACCACCAGACATGCTTTCTGCACAATCTAAGCTCTTATACCAGTTGAATAAATTCTATGGTGAAAGGGTTCATCATCGTAAATCAAACATTGCAAAAAACGTCCGAGAGGTATGCAAGGTGGTTCAAGATGTCCTGAAAGAGGTCGAAGTTCAGGAACCTAGATTTATCTCTTCCTTGAATGATTGCAATGGACGCTACGAAGGATTCGACGTTATTTCCCCCACCGAATTCGAGGTGGTGCTTTACCTCAATCAGATGGGAGTCTTCAATTTTGTCGATGATGGATCTCTACCAGGCTGTGCGGTACTGAAACTCAGCGATGGAAGGAAAAGATCCATGTCCTTGTGGGTGGAGTTCATCACCGCTTCAGGTTACTTATCAGCAAGGAAGATAAGATCCCGGTTCCAGACTCTAGTGGCTCAAGCCTGTGATAAATGCAGCTACAGGGACGTAGTCAAAATGGTAGCTGACACCACTGAAGTCAAACTCAGAATAAGAGAGAGATTTGTGGTTCAAATCACTCCGGCATTTCGATGTAGTGGACTTTGGCCGAGGTCAGCCGCGCACTGGCCTATCCCGCATATTCCTTGGCCGAACCCGAATCTGGTTGCAGAAGTCAAAACTGAAGGATTCGATCTGCTGTCCAAAGAATGTGTCACCCTCCAAGGAAAGCAATCTTCCATGGAGGGAGATGCATGGGTGCTAAATTTCGGAGAAGCCGAAAATCGATTGTTGCAAGGAGGTTGTAGAGGAAAATGCTTGagcattttgaaaacaatgagGGATCGCCACTTGGACATTCCTGGCAATCCGGTGACCAGTTATCACATGAAAACTCTTGTCCTTTACGAGTGCGAAAAACATCCCCGTGAAATCGAATGGGACGAAACATGTCTCGGTGACCGACTCAATGGTATTTTGCTGCAACTGATATCATGCTTGCAGTGTCGACGTTGCCCACATTACTTTTTGCCACAATTGGATCTTTTCAAAGGGAAGTCAGTCAGTTCGTTGGAAAATGCGGCAAAACAATGCTGGAGATTGACGAGGGAGCTTCTCACAAATCCCCGAGCATTGGATAAACTGTGA